In the genome of Devosia rhizoryzae, the window CACCACCTGCGCCGGGTTCTCGGAAACGCCCGGCCCGATGATGGTGAAGTTTTCCTTGCGGTCCGAACCGGGTGTGCGCGCGTCGATAAACGCGTTGCGCAGGCCCTTGAGATCGGCATAGCGCACCAGGCGCTTTTCCATGTCAGCTTGTGTCCACTTGCTCATGGCTCGTTCCTTTCATGAGACGCAGAAGTGGGACTAAGATGGAGAAGTTTGCATTCGTATGCAAGCGCGGTTGCAAAGCGTAATGCCGCTGTTTTGCGGGTGCGGCGAGTTGCGCATGTCTAGCTGGGCTCTGGATACGTAGATACAGCACAGAACAGGCAGGCGGATGCCTCGCGTCACCCGCCCGCAGATTGCTAGTTCAGCGGCTTTTCCGAGCCAGGGCGTTCATAGGTGCCAATGATCTCGCCTTCGGCCAGAACATGACCTTCCATGGCTGCGAGCACATCCTCGCGCTTGGCGCCCGGTTCTACCGGCAGTTCCGCTATGTCGAGAGCAAAGACCTGAAAGTGATAGTTGTGCGCAGGATCGCCGAGCGGTGGACGCGGACCCATATAGCCGATCTGGCCGCGGCTATTGACGCCTTGCTTGGCCATTTCCGGCTTTTGCAGCACCGGATCTGTACCAAGGCCTTCATCAATCCCGGTTGCATCGCCAGGAATGTCGAAGAGTACCCAGTGAACGAAGGGCTTTGGCTCGGCTGCGTCAGGATCGTCAACCATGACGACAAAGGACTGGGTGCCTTCAGGTGGCGTGCCCCATTCGAGCGCCGGCGACGCGTTGTCGCCTTCGGCAGCATGCTTGAGCGGGATCATTTCCCCAGCGCCGAAGGATGGGGATGACACATCGACCGCGCCTTCGGCCTCGACGATATTGATGGCGATGTCCGACTCCGCGGGCTTCACCGTCACGTCGGGTGGCATCGGTGCTTCGGCCGTATCGGCCTGTTCGCCGCCTTCATACGAGATCCGGTAAAGAATGCCGTTGAAGTCGTCGCCAAACAGCAAATCGCCATTCGGCGCCTGGGTGACGCCGGTCAGCCGGCCCAGAAAGCCATAACCGCCCTCTTCGTTTTCGATCAGCAGGCCCTCGGCGAAGTGGTCCCACGTTGTCGGCTCACCATCGGTGAAGTCAACGCGGGCGATCTCGTAACCGCTCGGTGGCCGGCGGTTCCAGGAGCCGCGCATGGCGACAAAGGCGTCGCCGCGATATTCTTCCGGAAAGGCTGTGCCGGTGTAGAAGGCCATCTGCATGGGAGCAGAATGGGCGGTATAGCCCAGCACTGGCTCTTCGCTGCGCTCGGCCCATTGTTCGAGCGTGATGCCTTCGGGTGGATTGTCCTGCGGGTTGAGGCGCGAGAAATCATACACATAGGGCCAGCCATACTGTTTGCCCTGTTCGATGCGATTGATCTCTTCCTGCTGTTCGTTATCGCCCAGCCAGTCGATGCCGTGATCTGCGCCATAAAGAACGCCGGTTTCCGGCTCCCAGCCGAAGCCGATCGTGTTGCGCAGCCCGGTGGCAAAGATGGTGCGGCTGGTGCCATCCGGCTTCGCGCGCAGCATGGTGGCGCTTTCCGGGTTGGTTTCGGCGCAGGCATTGCAGGTCGACCCGGCAGAAATATAGAGCATGCCATCGGGCCCGATCGCCAGGGTGCGGTTCGGGTGCTGACCGCCATCGGGCAGGTCGTCGATGATCATCTCGAGTTCACCGAAACTGCCGTCCTCGTTGATCGGCGCGGTGAAGACCTGATTGACCGTGGCCAGATAGACCGTGTCTTCGTGAATGGCGATGCCATGCATGCCGGGTCTGCCCGCCACCACGGTATAGCCTTCATACTTGCCGTCGCCGTCCTCGTCGTCGAAGCGGATGACGTCCGACTCGGTGCGGCGCGTGGCGTAGAGGTGATCGCCATGGGTGGCGAGGATGCGAATATTGCCAAACTCGCGGCCCGCCACTTCGACAGTGAACCCTTCCGGCACCTTGATGAGGTCAGCCAATTCGGCATCGTCGCTTACCGTGATCGGTTCGGGCTCAAGGATCGAACCTTCGACAACGACATCGGAATATTGCCCGATCGTGCCTTGCGGCTGGGCTAGGACGGGGGCTGCGGCAAGCAGCGCTGTGGCCGAAACCGTCGCGACGATGATCTGCTTTTTCATTGTGACCTCAGGGAAATGAACAAAGAAAAAGCCCGGCTTTTCAGCCGGGCTCGATGATTACTCGCTGCCAAGCGCTTCGCGCAGTTCAGCGCCGGCAAAGTCCTGCGCTTCCTTGGCCTCCGGCACGACAGCCGCCATGCCGAAGAACTCGTGGGTCACCCCGTTCCAGTTTTGGTACGAAACCTCGACACCAGCCTCTTCGAGCTTGTCGCGCAACATCATGCCTTCGGAATTGAGCGGATCGATCTCGGCCGCAACGATGGTGGTCGGCGGCAGGTCTTCGAGGTCGGCGCTGCCAACGAGGTCGATGCGCGGATCGGCGGCCTCAGACATGTCGTTGAGGTAGTGGCCAACGAACCATTCGATGTCTGCCTTGCCGAGCGGCACCGCATTCTGGTTGGCAATGTAGGACGGCGTCTCGAGGTCATCGCCAGCCACCGGATAGACGGCGAGGATGGCAGACGGCTCGGTCAACTGCTGGTCGCGCGCGGCAATGGCCACGTTAACGGCGAGATTGCCCCCGGCGCTTTCACCGGCAACGGCGATGCGCGAGGAGTCGCCGTTCCACTCGCCGGCATTCTCGACGACGTAGCTATAAGCGGCGATCGCATCGTCATGAGCTGCCGGGAACTTGTCTTCAGGGCCCTGGCGATAGTGCACGGAGACAACGATGGCTTTCGCCTGGTTGGCGAGCGCACGCGGCGACGCATCATAGACGTCAAGATCGGCGATAACCCAGCCGCCACCGTGGAAGTAGACGATGACCGGCAGGGCTTCGCTGCCATCGGCCACGCCTTCGGGCCAATAAACACGGGCGTCGAGTTCACCTTCGGCGCCATCGACTTTGATGTCTTCGGTCTTGGCGACCGGCTCGGGGGTCAGCTCGTCCCCGGAAGTTTCGAGGTACACGGCCTCTACTGCATCGGCGGGAGTTGGCTGCGCCCGCGCTGCAGGAACGTCGAGGGTGTGCACTGGCTTTGCGCCCAGCTCCATCAGCTTGGTGATGACCTGAGCCATTTCAGGGTTGGAACGATCGACAGTGCCGCTATCCTTGCTGGTGGCGACTTCGTCTTCGACGGGGCGGGGTTCTTCCTGCGCGAAGGCAGGCATCGCAAGAGTAGCTAGCGCGGTGGTGGCGAGAAGCAGGCTGCGCATCAGATTATCCTTTGGCCAAAAGCCTTTTGAGTGGTCGTTTGAGGGGAAACACGAACGAACCGCCCTTCAGGCTCGGGCCGCAAAACCACCTTCGGTTGCATCAACGATGGGTTTCCAAAGCAGTTCCTCTGCGCCTCAGCTCGGCCAGTCACTTTTCGTCGGCCCTGCTCCTCTTCCTCGCACTGGAACCCAGCGATGCCTTGCCCGTTCGGAGGCAACCTCCTTGCATCAGAGCCAATACATGACCTCCAGACGACATCTCGGCGCCATCCCGGACGCAAACGGAACGCAGTTTACTGTTTGGGCGGAGGGACGGAAAAGCGTCGTAGTGGAAGTGGAGGGCCAGGGCGCATTCCCGTTGGAAGCCTCTGAAGACGGCTACTTCAGCGCCCATGCAGAAGGCGTGAAGGAGGGTGCCCGATACAAGATCAGGGTCGATGATGGCGCGGCTGTTCCGGATCTCGCCTCACGCTGGCAGCCGGATGGGAATGATGGGGCGTCGGTTGTCGTGTCCGGCGACTTCGACTGGACTGATGGCGCCTGGACGGGCCCGACTACCCGCGACCAGGTGGTCTACGAACTTCATATCGGCACGTTCACGCAGGAAGGCACCTGGAAAGCTGCGCGCGAGAAGCTTGCCTTTCTCGCCGAGCTTGGCGTCACTGTTATCCAGATCATGCCGATCGGCACGTTCAAGGGCGCGTTCGGCTGGGGCTATGACACCACCCTGCCCTATGCGCCTTTCGCACCTTACGGTTCGCCGCAGGACATCCGCGCCTTCGTGGATGCGGCACACGGACTAGGTGTCGGAGTGATCCTCGACGTGGTCTACAACCATGTCGGCCTTGGCGATCATTTTCGCGCCTATAGCGAGCACTACTTTACCGACCGCTACGAGAACGAGTGGGGCGCAAGCTTCAACTATGATGGCGAGCATTCGCGCGCGGTGCGCGACTTCGTTCTCGGCAACGCCGTCTACTGGATCACCGAGTTTCACATGGACGGGCTGCGCATCGATGCCGCGCAGGCCATGTTCGACAGCAGCGAGGAGCACATCATTGCCGAGCTCTCGCGAGCCGTGCGGGAGGCGGCCGCGCCGCGATCGGCTTACATCATCGTCGAAAACCAGCCGCAGGAACACCGGATGATCGATCCGCTCGAACAGGGCGGATACAATCTGGACGGCATGTATAACGACGATTTCCAGCATGCCATCCGCGTCGCCGCGACGGGGCACAACGATTTCTACTATCGCGATTATCTGGGCACGCCGCAGGAGATCGTGTCTTCTCTCAAATACGGCTTCCTCTACCATGGCCAGCGTTCCGACCAGCGCGATGCCGCCTACGGAACGGACAACCTCGATACGCCGCCCGAGCACTTCATCCATTTCTTGGAAAACCACGACCAGGTCGCCAATTCGCCACAAGGTTTGCGCCTCACCTCGCTGCTGTCACCCGCCCGGTTGCGTGCAGTGACCGCGCTCCTCCTGCTCGGCCCCCAGA includes:
- a CDS encoding alpha/beta hydrolase → MRSLLLATTALATLAMPAFAQEEPRPVEDEVATSKDSGTVDRSNPEMAQVITKLMELGAKPVHTLDVPAARAQPTPADAVEAVYLETSGDELTPEPVAKTEDIKVDGAEGELDARVYWPEGVADGSEALPVIVYFHGGGWVIADLDVYDASPRALANQAKAIVVSVHYRQGPEDKFPAAHDDAIAAYSYVVENAGEWNGDSSRIAVAGESAGGNLAVNVAIAARDQQLTEPSAILAVYPVAGDDLETPSYIANQNAVPLGKADIEWFVGHYLNDMSEAADPRIDLVGSADLEDLPPTTIVAAEIDPLNSEGMMLRDKLEEAGVEVSYQNWNGVTHEFFGMAAVVPEAKEAQDFAGAELREALGSE
- the treZ gene encoding malto-oligosyltrehalose trehalohydrolase produces the protein MTSRRHLGAIPDANGTQFTVWAEGRKSVVVEVEGQGAFPLEASEDGYFSAHAEGVKEGARYKIRVDDGAAVPDLASRWQPDGNDGASVVVSGDFDWTDGAWTGPTTRDQVVYELHIGTFTQEGTWKAAREKLAFLAELGVTVIQIMPIGTFKGAFGWGYDTTLPYAPFAPYGSPQDIRAFVDAAHGLGVGVILDVVYNHVGLGDHFRAYSEHYFTDRYENEWGASFNYDGEHSRAVRDFVLGNAVYWITEFHMDGLRIDAAQAMFDSSEEHIIAELSRAVREAAAPRSAYIIVENQPQEHRMIDPLEQGGYNLDGMYNDDFQHAIRVAATGHNDFYYRDYLGTPQEIVSSLKYGFLYHGQRSDQRDAAYGTDNLDTPPEHFIHFLENHDQVANSPQGLRLTSLLSPARLRAVTALLLLGPQTPCLFQGQEFGSSNPFLYFFGIDGEAADLVSNGRKESLKNFPGVADPAMLERLADPTDRKTFERSKLDWVQADQNTGLLKLHQDLLSLRKSEPTFSQNSDRRIDGAVLGDGALLLRYLTPDPAGHRVLLLNLGRDLHMSVVAEPLIAPPGGHKWVPAWSSEHPDYNGAGRRPVEPEKFWILPSDCAVLLRSEPR
- a CDS encoding YbhB/YbcL family Raf kinase inhibitor-like protein, with the translated sequence MKKQIIVATVSATALLAAAPVLAQPQGTIGQYSDVVVEGSILEPEPITVSDDAELADLIKVPEGFTVEVAGREFGNIRILATHGDHLYATRRTESDVIRFDDEDGDGKYEGYTVVAGRPGMHGIAIHEDTVYLATVNQVFTAPINEDGSFGELEMIIDDLPDGGQHPNRTLAIGPDGMLYISAGSTCNACAETNPESATMLRAKPDGTSRTIFATGLRNTIGFGWEPETGVLYGADHGIDWLGDNEQQEEINRIEQGKQYGWPYVYDFSRLNPQDNPPEGITLEQWAERSEEPVLGYTAHSAPMQMAFYTGTAFPEEYRGDAFVAMRGSWNRRPPSGYEIARVDFTDGEPTTWDHFAEGLLIENEEGGYGFLGRLTGVTQAPNGDLLFGDDFNGILYRISYEGGEQADTAEAPMPPDVTVKPAESDIAINIVEAEGAVDVSSPSFGAGEMIPLKHAAEGDNASPALEWGTPPEGTQSFVVMVDDPDAAEPKPFVHWVLFDIPGDATGIDEGLGTDPVLQKPEMAKQGVNSRGQIGYMGPRPPLGDPAHNYHFQVFALDIAELPVEPGAKREDVLAAMEGHVLAEGEIIGTYERPGSEKPLN